From Bos javanicus breed banteng chromosome 5, ARS-OSU_banteng_1.0, whole genome shotgun sequence, the proteins below share one genomic window:
- the LOC133248889 gene encoding olfactory receptor 6C1 has protein sequence MRNHKETIEFILLGLSDNPQLQVVIFVFLLITYMLSITGNLTLITLTLLDAHLQTPMYFFLRNFSILEVSFTTVSIPKFLATIITGDKTISFNDCIAQLFFFILLGVTEFYLLSAMSYDRYIAICKPLCYMTIMNHRVCTLLVFSSWLVSFLIIFPALMLLLNLDNCRSNIIDHFTCDYFPLLQLSCSDTNFLEMMGFSCAVFTLMFTLALIILSYTYIIRTILRIPSTSQRTKAFSTCSSHMIVISISYGSCIFMYIKPSAQDRVSLSKGVAVLNTSVAPMLNPFIYSLRNQQVKQAFKDMARKTIFQKQMK, from the coding sequence ATGAGAAACCATAAAGAAACAATAGAGTTTATCCTCCTGGGACTGTCAGATAACCCACAACTTCAGGTTGTGATCTTTGTCTTTCTGCTCATCACCTACATGCTCAGCATCACTGGGAACCTGACCCTTATCACCCTGACCCTGCTGGATGCCCACCTCCAAActcccatgtatttcttcctcagAAATTTCTCCATCTTAGAAGTATCATTCACAACTGTCAGTATACCCAAGTTCCTGGCCACCATTATTACAGGAGATAAAACCATTTCTTTTAATGATTGCATtgctcagttattttttttcattctcttgggaGTCACTGAGTTTTACCTTCTGTCTGCCATGTCCTATGACCGTTACATTGCCATCTGCAAACCCCTGTGTTACATGACCATCATGAATCACAGAGTCTGCACACTGCTTGTCTTCTCTTCCTGGCTAGTTTCATTCTTAATCATATTCCCTGCACTCATGTTGCTCTTAAACCTTGATAACTGTAGGTCTAATATTATTGACCATTTTACCTgtgattattttcctttgcttcaaCTGTCTTGTTCAGACACAAACTTTCTTGAAATGATGGGGTTTTCCTGTGCTGTGTTTACTCTAATGTTCACTTTGGCATTAATAATTCTGTCCTATACATACATCATCAGAACAATTTTAAGAATTCCTTCTACTAGTCAGAGGACAAAGGCCTTTTCCACATGTTCTTCCCACATGATCGTCATCTCCATCTCTTATGGCAGCTGCATTTTTATGTACATTAAACCCTCAGCACAGGATAGGGTGTCTTTGAGTAAGGGAGTAGCTGTGCTAAACACCTCAGTAGCCCCCATGTTGAACCCCTTCATTTACAGCCTACGGAATCAGCAAGTCAAACAAGCCTTCAAGGACATGGCAAGAAAGACTATTTTTCAGAAGCAAATGAAATGA
- the LOC133248890 gene encoding olfactory receptor 6C3-like, whose protein sequence is MRNYTMLTEFVLLGISDNPELQVVIFIFLFLAYVLSVVGNLTIIILTLTDCHLKTPMYYFLRNFSFLEITFTSVSIPRFLGAIITKVKTISYNNCLAQLFFFIFMGVSEFFLLTAMSYDRYVAICKPLHYTTIMNKKICTLLVFSSWLGGFLTIFPPLMLILQLDFCASNIIDHFSCDYFPILQLSCSDTWLLEMIGFYFAFVTLLFTLALVILSYMCIITTILRIPSATQRKKAFSTFSSHMIVISISYGSCIFMYVKPSAKERASLTKGVAILNTSIAPMLNPFIYTLRNEQVKQALKNLVHKVILSRNK, encoded by the coding sequence ATGAGAAACTACACAATGCTTACAGAATTCGTCCTCTTGGGCATATCAGACAACCCAGAGCTTCAGgttgtcatttttatctttttatttctggcttatgtATTGAGTGTTGTTGGAAACCTAACCATCATCATCCTCACTTTAACAGACTGTCATCTAAAGACACCGATGTATTATTTCCTCCGGAATTTCTCCTTCTTAGAGATTACGTTCACCAGTGTTTCTATCCCCAGGTTTTTGGGGGCAATCATTACTAAAGTCAAGACTATTTCCTATAACAATTGCTTGGCtcagttatttttcttcatcttcatgGGTGTGTCTGAGTTTTTCCTTCTCACTGCCATGTCTTATGATCGATATGTTGCCATCTGCAAGCCTCTCCATTACACCACCATCATGAACAAGAAAATCTGCACTTTGCTGGTCTTTAGTTCATGGCTAGGGGGATTTCTTACCATTTTTCCACCACTCATGCTTATCCTTCAGCTAGATTTCTGTGCTTCCAACATAATTGATCACTTCTCCTGTGATTACTTCCCCATTTTGCAACTCTCATGCTCAGATACGTGGCTTTTAGAGATGATTGGCTTTTACTTTGCTTTTGTGACTCTGCTCTTCACATTGGCATTAGTGATTCTATCCTACATGTGCATTATTACCACCATTTTGAGAATACCATCTGCTACTCAGAGGAAAAAGGCTTTCTCCACATTTTCCTCTCACATGATTGTCATTTCCATTTCTTATGGAAGCTGTATATTCATGTATGTCAAGCCTTCAGCAAAAGAAAGAGCTTCATTGACCAAAGGAGTAGCTATTCTCAACACTTCAATTGCCCCCATGTTAAATCCTTTTATTTATACCTTGAGGAACGAGCAAGTAAAACAAGCTTTGAAAAACTTGGTTCATAAAGTGATactttctagaaataaatga